One window of the Capnocytophaga haemolytica genome contains the following:
- a CDS encoding HsdM family class I SAM-dependent methyltransferase, with translation MATYLMGDGISNSDYLEQLTYLLFLKMADEYGKNPNKRIEIPDDCKWETLTSRSGDDLFKQYRYILDTLAQQKGTLQQIYAGAQNKISTPAMLAKVIEMVDKENWSELSTDVKGDIYEGLLAKIAEDTRTGAGQYFTPRALIKTIVKCVQPKAGKTIADPCCGSGGFLLAAKDFIEQNEGKNLDRDQKEFLKFKTFRGWEIVPSTYRLCLMNLFLHNISDFNGVPPIVRNDALLSDPKERFDYVLTNPPFGRKSALTFTNEEGKVEKEELTYKRQDFFTTTSNKQLNFVQHIHTLLKVGGTAAVVLPDNVLFEGGAGEIIRKKLLLTTDLHTILRLPTGIFYANGVKANVLFFQNKEASPNYHTKEIWFYDYRTNVTHTLKRDPLKEEDLADFVKCYNPENRFQRTETYHPETNPNGRWRKFTVEELLARDKTSLDISWIREEDEDANRPLSELMAELRERSERIAKAVGELQGLLTNINEATE, from the coding sequence ATGGCGACCTATTTAATGGGAGATGGCATCTCAAATAGTGATTATCTTGAGCAATTAACCTATTTGCTATTCTTAAAAATGGCAGATGAGTATGGCAAAAACCCTAATAAGCGAATTGAAATCCCTGATGATTGCAAGTGGGAGACGCTGACCTCAAGGAGTGGAGATGATCTTTTTAAGCAGTATCGCTATATACTTGATACACTTGCCCAGCAGAAAGGCACCTTACAGCAAATCTATGCAGGGGCGCAAAACAAGATCAGTACACCAGCAATGCTTGCTAAGGTCATTGAGATGGTAGATAAAGAAAACTGGTCAGAGCTCTCCACTGATGTAAAAGGAGATATCTATGAGGGCTTATTAGCCAAAATAGCAGAGGACACACGTACAGGGGCAGGGCAGTATTTTACACCCCGCGCGCTGATTAAAACCATTGTAAAATGTGTGCAACCTAAGGCAGGGAAAACCATTGCCGACCCTTGTTGTGGCAGTGGCGGTTTCCTACTTGCTGCTAAGGATTTTATAGAGCAAAACGAAGGCAAGAACTTAGACCGTGACCAGAAAGAGTTTTTGAAATTCAAGACCTTTAGAGGCTGGGAGATCGTTCCAAGCACTTATCGTTTGTGTCTAATGAATTTATTTCTCCACAACATTAGCGATTTTAATGGGGTACCACCCATTGTTCGTAATGACGCCCTCCTCTCTGACCCTAAAGAACGCTTTGATTATGTACTTACCAATCCCCCTTTCGGTAGAAAATCGGCGCTAACTTTTACAAATGAAGAAGGCAAGGTTGAAAAAGAAGAACTCACCTATAAAAGGCAAGATTTTTTTACAACTACTTCTAATAAACAGCTAAATTTTGTACAGCATATCCATACCTTATTAAAAGTTGGAGGAACTGCTGCTGTGGTCTTGCCCGACAACGTGCTATTTGAAGGTGGTGCAGGTGAGATTATCCGTAAGAAATTACTGCTAACAACTGATTTACATACCATACTGAGGTTGCCAACAGGTATTTTCTATGCCAATGGGGTAAAGGCAAATGTACTTTTCTTCCAAAATAAAGAAGCAAGTCCTAATTATCACACAAAGGAGATTTGGTTTTATGACTATCGTACCAATGTAACCCATACACTCAAACGCGACCCATTAAAAGAAGAAGATTTAGCCGACTTCGTAAAATGCTATAATCCTGAAAACCGATTTCAACGCACCGAAACCTATCACCCTGAGACCAACCCCAATGGGCGTTGGCGTAAGTTCACCGTAGAAGAACTCTTAGCGCGTGATAAAACCAGCCTCGACATCAGTTGGATACGCGAAGAAGATGAGGATGCCAACCGCCCCCTCTCTGAGCTAATGGCAGAACTGAGGGAGCGTAGTGAGCGTATCGCAAAGGCAGTCGGTGAGCTGCAAGGGTTATTAACAAATATCAATGAAGCAACAGAATGA
- a CDS encoding class I SAM-dependent methyltransferase, translating into MTLFSKILNTVPRPWLIKASYCVRPVLSWWYKGDRFEDPIDGRRFRKFLPYGYASERPNVLSPSTLSLERHRLLWLYLKSSTDFFTQPLKVLHVAPEQAFYTRFKKQPNLDYTTTDLHSPLADVKADLCALPFADASFDVVLCNHVLEHIPDDEKAMRELFRVMKKGGWGIFQVPLDNARSETFEDDNITDRKERTRIFGQYDHVRVYGMDYFQRLRSVGFQVDAIAYGAQLPTEQIERFRIVKSELLPVVHKI; encoded by the coding sequence ATGACTCTATTTTCCAAAATATTAAACACCGTTCCTCGTCCGTGGCTTATCAAAGCCAGCTATTGCGTGCGTCCCGTCCTTTCGTGGTGGTATAAGGGCGATCGCTTCGAAGATCCGATTGACGGGCGGCGATTTCGCAAATTCTTACCCTACGGTTACGCCTCTGAACGCCCAAACGTGCTCTCGCCATCGACGCTCTCCTTAGAGCGGCACCGTTTGCTATGGCTCTACTTAAAATCATCCACCGACTTTTTTACCCAGCCTTTAAAAGTATTGCACGTGGCTCCCGAACAGGCATTCTACACGCGTTTTAAAAAACAGCCGAATTTGGACTACACAACCACCGATCTCCACTCGCCATTGGCTGACGTAAAGGCAGATCTCTGCGCCTTACCCTTTGCCGATGCTTCCTTCGACGTGGTGCTTTGTAATCATGTGCTCGAGCATATCCCCGACGACGAGAAGGCAATGCGCGAACTTTTTCGAGTAATGAAAAAAGGCGGATGGGGCATTTTTCAAGTACCTTTAGACAATGCACGCAGCGAGACCTTTGAAGACGACAATATCACCGACCGCAAAGAGCGAACACGCATTTTTGGGCAGTACGACCACGTACGCGTTTATGGAATGGACTATTTTCAGCGGCTGCGAAGCGTTGGTTTTCAGGTAGATGCCATTGCTTACGGCGCGCAGTTGCCGACAGAGCAAATCGAGCGATTTCGTATCGTGAAGAGCGAACTCCTACCCGTAGTGCACAAAATTTAA
- a CDS encoding restriction endonuclease subunit S has translation MCDVENGYAFKSQDYKENGIPLIRISNIQEGKISLTNTIYIDKTVNEQFIVKRGDLLIAMSGATTGKMGIYENEEIAYLNQRVGNIRIKNEKLINNQYRDYCLMSQKDYILELAYGGAQPNISSAIISSLNIPLPPLAEQQRIVAEVDKLFTLIDQLEEDKTALQQLITQLKSKILSLAIHGQLVAQDANDTPAEELLKQINPEYKSSGNLHYKNLPKGWAMCKLGEVCEAERGITFPSSAKKFQFEEGTIACLRTANVQELLDIEDLWYIDESYLKGNKRKYIQIGDVMMSTANSRELVGKVSFVRELDKPMSFGGFIMALRAKGIHSEYLYIVLRTLFLEGYFSKIASQTTNIANLNTRNLNEIDILLPPLAEQQRISEKITELFNIIDTIQNALNS, from the coding sequence GTGTGCGATGTAGAGAACGGATATGCTTTTAAAAGTCAAGATTACAAAGAAAATGGAATTCCTTTAATAAGGATCTCAAATATACAAGAAGGAAAAATATCTCTTACTAATACCATATATATTGATAAAACAGTTAATGAACAGTTTATTGTGAAAAGAGGAGATTTATTAATCGCAATGTCAGGAGCTACGACAGGTAAAATGGGTATATATGAAAATGAAGAGATTGCCTACCTTAATCAACGTGTTGGGAACATAAGGATTAAAAATGAAAAACTTATCAATAATCAATATAGAGACTATTGTCTAATGAGTCAGAAAGATTATATTTTGGAATTAGCATATGGAGGTGCTCAGCCCAATATAAGTAGTGCCATTATTTCTTCTTTAAATATTCCCCTTCCACCTCTTGCTGAACAACAGCGTATTGTCGCAGAAGTTGATAAACTCTTTACCCTTATAGATCAACTTGAAGAAGACAAAACCGCTTTACAGCAATTAATAACCCAGCTTAAAAGTAAGATACTAAGCCTTGCTATACACGGGCAATTAGTGGCACAAGACGCTAATGATACCCCTGCAGAGGAGCTATTAAAGCAGATAAACCCTGAGTATAAAAGTAGTGGTAATTTGCATTATAAGAACTTGCCGAAGGGGTGGGCGATGTGTAAGTTAGGGGAGGTGTGTGAAGCAGAACGAGGTATAACATTTCCTTCAAGTGCCAAAAAATTTCAGTTTGAAGAAGGAACAATAGCCTGTTTACGAACGGCTAATGTACAAGAGCTATTAGACATAGAAGACTTGTGGTATATTGATGAATCTTATTTGAAAGGAAATAAAAGGAAGTATATTCAAATAGGTGATGTTATGATGTCTACTGCTAATTCAAGAGAATTAGTGGGTAAAGTTTCTTTTGTTAGAGAGTTGGATAAACCTATGTCTTTTGGTGGTTTTATAATGGCTTTAAGAGCTAAAGGAATTCATTCTGAATATCTGTATATTGTATTACGTACACTATTTTTAGAAGGATATTTTTCAAAAATAGCTTCTCAAACAACAAATATAGCTAACTTAAATACTCGTAATTTAAATGAAATCGATATATTGCTTCCTCCATTAGCAGAACAACAGCGTATATCAGAGAAAATTACAGAGTTATTCAATATTATTGATACCATTCAAAACGCCTTAAATAGCTAA
- a CDS encoding tyrosine-type recombinase/integrase — protein sequence MLDSFKKFLQGQELSESTQRSYLFSVQYFKTHYKALNRKNLLAYKGYLVEHFKPQTVNLRLQALNKYLEFQGKDTLKLKFVKVQQKNFLENVISNADYEFLKAQLKADGHTYWHFVIWFLTATGARVSELLQLKVEHVLAGHLDIYSKGGKVRRLYIPVTLQKEAKVWLSECGRSSGYLFLNRFGKRISPRGITHQLKHFAQKYGIPTEVVYPHSFRHRFAKNFLESLSDIALLADLMGHESIETTRIYLRRTATEQRQIVDEVIVW from the coding sequence ATGTTAGATTCATTTAAGAAATTCCTGCAAGGGCAGGAGCTCTCTGAGAGTACACAGCGGTCGTACCTCTTTTCAGTACAGTATTTTAAGACACATTACAAGGCACTTAACCGAAAAAACCTCTTGGCTTACAAGGGTTATTTGGTGGAACACTTTAAGCCGCAAACGGTCAATCTGCGCTTGCAAGCACTCAACAAGTATTTAGAGTTTCAAGGGAAAGACACCCTAAAACTCAAGTTCGTAAAGGTGCAGCAAAAGAACTTTTTAGAAAATGTCATCTCCAATGCCGACTACGAGTTCTTAAAGGCACAGCTAAAAGCCGATGGACACACCTATTGGCATTTTGTGATATGGTTCTTAACTGCTACAGGGGCGCGTGTGAGTGAGCTATTACAACTCAAAGTAGAGCACGTCCTCGCGGGGCACCTCGATATCTATAGCAAAGGGGGTAAAGTACGGCGGCTCTATATTCCTGTAACTTTGCAAAAAGAAGCTAAGGTGTGGCTCAGTGAATGTGGGCGCAGTTCAGGCTATCTCTTCCTCAATCGTTTTGGCAAACGCATTAGTCCGCGTGGCATTACTCACCAGCTCAAGCATTTTGCCCAAAAGTACGGCATACCCACCGAGGTGGTCTATCCTCATTCATTTAGGCATCGCTTTGCTAAAAACTTCTTAGAGAGCCTTAGCGACATCGCTCTCCTTGCCGACCTTATGGGGCACGAGAGCATTGAGACCACCCGTATCTATCTCCGCCGCACCGCTACCGAACAACGTCAAATCGTAGATGAAGTGATTGTATGGTAA
- a CDS encoding DEAD/DEAH box helicase family protein, giving the protein MDPEEKARLVIDRKLEASGWVLQDMDEYNPKASLGVAVREFMTNDGDKADYALFIEGKPVGVIEAKKSNDGHKLKIQAAEQSSSYLHSGLKYFVEKEPMRFTYEATDVLTHFCDFKDEKPRTRKLFSFHRPEYLQKLIKENNTLRNNLKHFPEFNKEGFRACQVNAIINLEQSFAQNKPRALVQMATGAGKTFTAITSVYRLLKYANAKRILFLVDTKNLGEQAEEEFRNYKPNDDARLFTELYTVHRLNSSFIPNDAKVCISTIQRMYAILKGEELNEAAEEISQNELHYNREKAKEVVYNPKFPPEFFDFIIIDECHRSIYNLWQQVLDYFDAFLIGLTATPDQRTFAFFDENVVSEYTHEQAVLDGVNVGREGTFLIETDKTKNGGCILKQEVEVRERLSRRKRWLQLDEDFNYVASELDKKVVSPSQIRNVIRTFKENLPLLFPGRAEVPKTLVFAKTDSHADDIITIIREEFGEGNEFCKKITYGSEDNPKTVLSSFRNEFYPRIAVTVDMIATGTDVKPLECLVFMRDVRSKNYFEQMLGRATRTISKEDLMKVTPSAKEKKLHYVVVDAVGVTRSQKTTSRQLERKFGVSLKQLLLMAVSNNKDEDVLTSLANRLVKLQNVLDPKEEEKVRALTGGVSLSNIAANLLDAFDEDKIEEVVDTIPNKEDLSPVKQREIAQNQLIEKALEPIYPAEFRNYIIKLRETHDQVIDPTLDTVTFAGFDTDHENAAKQAIVTFREFIEANKDEITALNIIYNQSYQQRALTLDMIKEVHEAMQHSPYLLSVNKLWNAFEFVKDIKARPSSVERKLVDIVSLLRFELGQTKKLTPFAEEVNQRFKKWIFDKNKGYGQFTEEQTAWLQMIREHIKNSVNITEEDLDLSPFDEKGGWNKFYRLFGDNYKTILTDINYALVA; this is encoded by the coding sequence ATGGATCCAGAGGAAAAAGCAAGATTAGTGATAGACAGAAAGTTAGAAGCGTCTGGCTGGGTGTTACAAGATATGGATGAGTACAACCCCAAAGCGTCTTTAGGCGTTGCTGTGAGAGAGTTTATGACCAATGATGGAGATAAAGCTGATTACGCTCTTTTTATAGAAGGGAAACCTGTAGGAGTCATTGAGGCAAAGAAAAGTAACGATGGACATAAGCTTAAAATACAGGCGGCTGAGCAATCAAGTAGTTATCTCCACTCAGGGCTAAAATACTTTGTTGAGAAAGAGCCAATGCGTTTCACTTATGAAGCTACTGATGTCCTTACTCATTTTTGTGATTTTAAAGATGAAAAGCCAAGAACGCGTAAGTTATTCTCCTTTCATCGCCCAGAATACTTACAGAAGTTGATAAAAGAAAACAATACGCTGCGCAATAATCTAAAGCATTTTCCTGAGTTTAACAAAGAGGGGTTCAGAGCTTGCCAAGTGAATGCTATTATCAATTTAGAGCAGTCATTTGCGCAAAACAAACCGCGTGCCTTAGTGCAAATGGCTACAGGAGCTGGAAAGACTTTTACCGCTATTACCAGTGTATATCGCTTGTTAAAATACGCTAATGCTAAAAGAATTCTTTTCCTTGTTGATACTAAAAACTTAGGAGAACAAGCGGAGGAAGAGTTTAGAAATTACAAACCTAATGATGATGCTCGCCTATTTACAGAGCTTTATACAGTCCATAGATTAAATTCTTCGTTTATTCCTAATGATGCCAAGGTATGCATCAGCACTATCCAGCGTATGTATGCGATCCTTAAGGGCGAAGAACTCAATGAAGCGGCAGAAGAAATCTCGCAAAATGAGCTACACTATAACCGAGAAAAAGCAAAGGAAGTGGTGTACAATCCTAAATTCCCTCCCGAGTTTTTCGACTTTATCATAATAGACGAATGCCACCGTAGTATCTACAATCTATGGCAGCAGGTGTTAGATTATTTCGATGCTTTCCTCATCGGACTTACAGCAACTCCCGACCAACGTACTTTTGCCTTTTTTGATGAAAACGTCGTCAGTGAATACACCCACGAGCAAGCGGTGTTAGATGGCGTAAATGTCGGTAGAGAAGGTACTTTTTTGATTGAGACAGATAAAACAAAAAATGGTGGATGCATCTTAAAGCAAGAAGTGGAAGTGCGCGAGAGATTGTCACGCAGAAAACGATGGCTACAATTAGATGAGGATTTTAACTATGTCGCCTCTGAGTTAGACAAAAAGGTGGTTAGCCCCTCTCAAATTAGGAATGTGATCCGTACTTTTAAAGAAAATTTACCATTGCTATTCCCTGGTAGAGCGGAAGTGCCTAAAACCTTAGTGTTTGCCAAAACAGATAGCCACGCAGACGATATTATAACCATTATTCGTGAAGAATTTGGTGAGGGAAATGAGTTTTGCAAGAAGATAACTTATGGCTCAGAGGATAATCCTAAAACCGTATTGAGCAGCTTCCGCAATGAGTTCTATCCGAGGATTGCCGTTACAGTGGATATGATCGCAACGGGCACAGATGTAAAACCCTTAGAGTGCCTCGTCTTTATGCGCGATGTACGCAGTAAAAACTATTTTGAACAAATGCTCGGTAGGGCAACGCGCACCATCAGCAAAGAGGATTTAATGAAGGTAACACCTTCAGCCAAAGAGAAAAAATTGCATTACGTAGTGGTAGATGCTGTAGGCGTTACGCGATCTCAAAAAACAACTTCAAGGCAATTGGAACGCAAATTTGGAGTTTCGCTAAAACAGTTGCTTTTGATGGCTGTTTCTAATAACAAGGATGAGGATGTACTGACGAGCTTGGCAAATCGCTTGGTTAAATTGCAAAATGTACTTGACCCCAAAGAAGAAGAGAAAGTTAGGGCACTCACAGGAGGAGTTTCACTATCAAATATCGCTGCCAATCTCTTAGATGCTTTCGATGAAGATAAGATAGAAGAAGTAGTGGATACAATCCCCAATAAAGAAGACCTTTCTCCAGTAAAACAAAGAGAGATAGCACAAAATCAGCTAATAGAGAAGGCATTAGAACCTATTTATCCTGCCGAATTTAGAAACTATATCATTAAGCTCCGTGAAACACACGACCAAGTGATAGACCCAACACTCGACACTGTAACCTTTGCTGGCTTTGATACAGATCACGAAAACGCAGCCAAACAAGCTATTGTTACCTTCCGTGAATTTATCGAAGCAAATAAGGATGAAATCACAGCACTTAACATTATTTATAACCAATCCTATCAGCAAAGAGCCCTTACCCTTGATATGATAAAAGAAGTGCACGAGGCTATGCAGCATTCTCCTTATTTATTAAGTGTCAATAAATTGTGGAATGCTTTTGAGTTTGTAAAAGATATAAAAGCTAGACCTTCATCAGTAGAACGAAAATTAGTAGACATCGTTTCACTTTTGCGCTTTGAGTTAGGACAAACTAAAAAACTTACCCCTTTTGCAGAAGAGGTAAATCAGCGATTTAAAAAATGGATATTCGATAAAAATAAAGGGTATGGGCAGTTTACTGAAGAACAAACTGCTTGGTTACAGATGATAAGAGAACATATAAAAAACTCGGTGAATATAACTGAAGAAGACTTGGATTTAAGTCCTTTTGATGAAAAAGGAGGATGGAATAAGTTCTATAGATTGTTTGGCGATAACTATAAGACAATTTTAACAGATATTAATTACGCATTAGTAGCATAA
- a CDS encoding phosphatase PAP2 family protein, whose translation MKKLILAALFAVMPLCISAQQDTIPLATDTLQLAKAHITEKSPSERWYKPYVAPAALVSFGLIANATYINKYVQQQAYRYSGGHKLRFEDYIQYAPIAEVFLFSNLGVKAKHSLRERLLVSATAYAIMGILVNATKYSTKVRRPDGSAYNSFPSGHTATAFTGIEILWQEYKDENLWIGISGYAIAATVGIMRLHNNRHWLGDVCVGAGIGILSAKLAYMTLPYTSKWLFGKKTTSDKAAMLYPMISQEGRGVGLTLIL comes from the coding sequence ATGAAAAAACTGATTTTAGCAGCCTTGTTTGCGGTGATGCCCCTCTGTATCTCGGCGCAGCAGGATACAATTCCTCTGGCAACAGACACCCTGCAACTCGCCAAGGCTCATATTACCGAAAAATCACCCTCCGAGCGTTGGTACAAGCCCTATGTCGCGCCCGCTGCCTTGGTTAGCTTTGGGCTCATCGCAAATGCTACGTATATCAACAAGTACGTACAGCAGCAGGCTTACCGCTACTCAGGAGGACACAAACTGCGCTTCGAAGACTATATCCAATACGCACCCATCGCCGAGGTGTTCCTATTCAGCAATTTGGGCGTGAAGGCAAAGCATTCCCTACGCGAGAGGCTTCTTGTTAGCGCAACGGCTTACGCCATAATGGGCATACTTGTCAACGCCACAAAATACAGCACCAAAGTGCGTCGCCCCGACGGATCGGCATATAATTCTTTCCCTTCGGGGCATACGGCAACTGCTTTTACAGGGATTGAAATCCTTTGGCAAGAGTATAAGGACGAAAATCTGTGGATTGGCATCAGTGGCTATGCCATTGCAGCCACCGTTGGCATAATGCGGCTACACAACAACCGCCACTGGCTCGGAGACGTATGCGTAGGGGCGGGTATCGGCATACTCAGCGCAAAGCTCGCGTATATGACCCTTCCGTATACCTCGAAGTGGCTTTTTGGCAAGAAAACAACCTCTGACAAAGCTGCGATGCTATATCCTATGATAAGCCAAGAGGGTAGAGGTGTGGGACTTACTTTAATCCTTTAA
- a CDS encoding restriction endonuclease subunit S: MNTKQLKQKILSLAISGQLVPQDPTDEPASELLKRIAAEKTANVPKGKKQKITKDTSHYQQYPPFELPKGWVWCKLGEVFNNMVSTKPKTNPFKYIDINSIDNKKCKINEVKIINIEDAPSRATRHTETGDILFSMVRPYLRNIALVEEEDCIASTGFFICKPNLAMDSKYCYYLMTSDYVVMGLNAFMKGDNSPSINNSNITSFLFPLPPLAEQGRITQEVDRLFTLIDQLEEDKTALQQLVTQLKSKILNLAIRGQLVPQDVNETPAEELLKQINPEYKSSGNLHYKNLPKGWEVIPVKMVCKLKDGEKKENVKLPYLDVKYFRGKATSTIKENGKYIPKNTTLILVDGENSGEIFYASAEGYQGSTMKILEIEPIVDRAYILHFIKSYQKELKENKVGSAIPHLNKKLFGELQLPLPPFVEQQRIVERVEKLFKQLDAIQNALAI; the protein is encoded by the coding sequence ATGAATACCAAACAATTAAAACAAAAAATACTGTCGCTTGCCATCAGTGGACAGTTAGTACCCCAAGACCCCACCGATGAGCCTGCCAGCGAGCTACTCAAACGTATCGCTGCTGAGAAAACCGCCAACGTCCCAAAAGGTAAAAAGCAAAAAATAACTAAGGATACGTCTCATTATCAGCAGTACCCCCCTTTTGAGCTGCCTAAGGGGTGGGTGTGGTGTAAGTTAGGGGAGGTATTTAATAATATGGTAAGTACTAAGCCTAAAACCAATCCTTTTAAGTATATTGACATTAATTCTATTGATAATAAAAAGTGTAAGATTAATGAGGTGAAAATAATTAATATAGAAGACGCCCCAAGCCGTGCCACAAGGCACACTGAAACTGGAGATATACTATTCTCTATGGTTCGTCCTTATTTACGTAATATAGCCTTGGTTGAAGAGGAAGATTGCATTGCTTCAACAGGTTTCTTTATCTGTAAGCCTAATTTGGCTATGGATTCAAAATATTGTTATTATTTAATGACATCTGATTATGTAGTAATGGGCTTAAATGCTTTTATGAAAGGGGATAATTCTCCTTCTATTAATAATTCAAATATTACTTCTTTCTTATTTCCTCTTCCACCTCTTGCTGAGCAAGGACGTATCACCCAAGAAGTAGATCGTTTATTTACTTTAATAGACCAACTTGAAGAGGACAAAACCGCTTTACAGCAGTTAGTAACTCAACTGAAAAGTAAAATACTAAACCTTGCTATACGTGGGCAATTAGTGCCACAAGACGTTAATGAGACACCCGCAGAAGAGCTGTTAAAGCAGATAAACCCTGAGTATAAAAGTAGTGGTAATTTGCATTATAAGAACTTGCCGAAGGGGTGGGAAGTTATCCCCGTCAAAATGGTATGCAAATTAAAAGATGGCGAAAAGAAGGAAAATGTAAAATTACCTTATCTTGATGTTAAATATTTTAGAGGAAAAGCAACAAGCACTATTAAAGAAAATGGTAAATATATCCCCAAAAACACAACGCTTATCTTAGTTGATGGTGAGAACTCTGGAGAAATATTTTATGCCTCAGCCGAAGGATACCAAGGTAGTACTATGAAGATACTTGAAATTGAGCCTATTGTAGATAGAGCGTATATACTACATTTTATAAAATCATACCAGAAAGAATTAAAAGAAAATAAAGTAGGGTCTGCTATTCCTCACCTTAATAAGAAACTATTTGGTGAATTACAATTACCTTTACCTCCTTTTGTTGAGCAGCAGCGCATTGTAGAACGAGTTGAAAAACTTTTTAAACAGTTAGATGCTATTCAAAACGCCTTAGCTATTTAA